A window of Chitinophagales bacterium contains these coding sequences:
- a CDS encoding DUF2911 domain-containing protein, with amino-acid sequence MLKKLCLALGLLVSVYAVDAQNLNTPQPSPTQTIKQNFGLSTIEINYSRPSKKGREVFGNLVPYDMVWRTGANAATTLTFGDEVKIGDTKVPAGKYGLLTIPGKDNWTVIISKQTDVTSPAAYKQDMDVVRVTVKPEMLPFSIETFTINVDEVKSNSCLVGILWDNVYVGLPVSTDIDSKIMAQIKSAMENDNRPYFAAAMYYMESGKDLNKALEWLTKAADQNPGAFWVLYQKASCLAKLGRKSEAVETAKKSMDLASKAQNGDYVKLNEDLIKSLK; translated from the coding sequence ATGCTTAAAAAATTATGCCTTGCCTTAGGCCTGCTGGTCAGTGTTTACGCTGTTGACGCACAGAACCTGAACACCCCCCAACCCAGCCCCACGCAAACCATCAAACAAAATTTCGGACTCTCTACCATTGAGATCAATTATTCTCGCCCCAGCAAAAAAGGCAGAGAGGTATTTGGAAACCTGGTGCCCTACGATATGGTATGGCGTACAGGCGCAAATGCCGCCACCACCCTCACCTTTGGTGATGAAGTAAAGATCGGTGATACCAAAGTGCCTGCCGGTAAATATGGATTGCTGACCATCCCCGGTAAAGACAATTGGACAGTGATCATTTCCAAACAAACCGATGTTACAAGTCCCGCTGCCTACAAACAGGATATGGATGTTGTACGGGTAACGGTAAAACCGGAAATGCTTCCTTTCTCCATTGAAACGTTTACGATCAATGTGGATGAGGTGAAAAGCAATAGCTGCTTAGTAGGTATCCTTTGGGACAATGTCTATGTTGGCCTGCCTGTATCTACCGATATCGATTCCAAGATCATGGCCCAGATCAAAAGTGCCATGGAGAATGATAACAGACCTTATTTTGCTGCCGCCATGTACTACATGGAAAGCGGAAAGGATCTGAACAAAGCGCTGGAATGGCTTACCAAAGCAGCTGATCAAAATCCAGGTGCATTTTGGGTATTGTATCAAAAAGCCAGCTGTCTCGCTAAACTCGGTCGCAAATCTGAAGCCGTTGAAACAGCGAAGAAATCAATGGACCTGGCGTCAAAAGCACAAAACGGGGATTATGTAAAACTGAATGAAGATCTGATCAAATCTCTAAAATAA
- a CDS encoding sodium:solute symporter — protein sequence MSQLDWIILIVTLLIIIGYGLWKGRSTHDLDGYLLANRSLPWGLVLLSIMGTQASAITFLSAPGQTYSDGMRFLQYYFGLPIAMVVIALFFVPVFRRLKVYTAYEYLEGRFDGKTRTLTSFLFLLQRGLSTGISVIAPSLILSSLLGWNIYITNLLMGGLLIIYTVSGGAKAVAYTQRLQLIIIFTGIFLAAYMAVHLLPEGIGFKEALEVSGSAGKLNVITTGFEKGNGFDWSDNYNLFSGIIGGFFLALSYFGTDQSQVGRYLTASSLRQSRMGLLMNGIVKVPMQFLILLVGALVFTFYQYNKAPVFFNDALAKQAEQTQYGDSLRQIEGRYNFLMERLPALQIEVQKQPGLRDSLHITQQNMDRLRKEYRGVMEKAVPGADTKDTNYVFIRFVVDHLPAGLVGLLIAIIFLASWGSIAAALNSLASCSMVDVHKRIWKDKTSGENEYRLSRWYTLGWGVFSIIVAMFTYDLGNSLIEAVNVLGSLFYGVILGVFLVALFMKRIRNGSIVFWSAIGAELIILIIFTMIKLEYIKLGFLWLNPIGAFGVILFSWLGQRISPQRA from the coding sequence ATGAGCCAGCTCGATTGGATCATACTCATCGTTACGCTGCTGATCATTATCGGTTATGGATTATGGAAAGGAAGAAGTACGCATGACCTGGACGGGTATTTGCTGGCCAACAGAAGCTTACCCTGGGGTTTGGTGTTATTAAGCATAATGGGTACCCAGGCCAGTGCCATAACTTTCTTATCCGCTCCTGGTCAAACCTATTCAGACGGGATGCGTTTTCTCCAATATTATTTTGGGCTGCCCATTGCCATGGTGGTGATTGCCCTTTTCTTTGTTCCGGTCTTTCGACGGCTGAAAGTGTACACTGCCTATGAATACCTCGAAGGCCGGTTTGATGGAAAGACCAGGACCCTGACCAGCTTTTTATTTTTATTGCAGCGCGGGCTGTCAACCGGTATTAGTGTCATTGCCCCTTCTTTGATCCTATCTTCTTTGCTGGGTTGGAATATATATATCACCAACCTGTTGATGGGCGGATTATTGATCATCTATACCGTCAGTGGAGGCGCCAAGGCAGTGGCCTATACCCAACGGTTGCAACTGATCATCATCTTTACCGGAATATTTCTGGCTGCCTATATGGCCGTACATCTTTTACCAGAGGGTATCGGATTCAAGGAAGCGCTGGAAGTGAGTGGGAGCGCTGGTAAATTAAATGTGATCACCACAGGGTTTGAAAAAGGGAATGGGTTTGACTGGAGTGATAATTACAATTTATTCAGCGGTATCATTGGGGGTTTCTTTCTGGCCCTCTCTTATTTTGGTACGGATCAAAGTCAGGTAGGTCGATATCTTACGGCAAGTTCTCTCCGGCAAAGCCGGATGGGGTTGTTGATGAACGGGATTGTAAAGGTTCCCATGCAATTTTTGATCCTGCTGGTGGGAGCGTTGGTCTTTACTTTTTATCAATACAATAAAGCCCCGGTCTTTTTTAATGATGCTCTTGCCAAGCAAGCGGAGCAAACCCAATATGGAGATTCTTTACGACAAATTGAAGGCAGATATAATTTTCTCATGGAGCGGTTACCCGCTTTGCAGATTGAGGTACAGAAGCAACCCGGGCTTCGCGATAGCCTGCATATTACGCAGCAGAATATGGACCGGTTAAGGAAGGAGTACCGGGGCGTGATGGAGAAGGCGGTGCCTGGTGCGGACACCAAGGACACCAACTATGTTTTTATCCGCTTTGTGGTGGATCATCTGCCAGCCGGACTGGTTGGCCTTCTGATCGCCATCATTTTTCTGGCCAGTTGGGGTAGTATTGCCGCCGCCCTTAACTCGCTGGCTTCCTGTTCCATGGTGGATGTACATAAGCGGATATGGAAAGACAAGACCAGTGGCGAAAATGAATATCGTTTGTCAAGATGGTACACCCTCGGTTGGGGTGTATTCAGCATAATCGTTGCCATGTTCACCTATGACCTGGGAAATAGCCTTATCGAAGCAGTGAATGTGTTGGGCTCGCTTTTCTATGGGGTCATTCTGGGGGTATTTCTGGTGGCCTTGTTTATGAAAAGAATACGAAATGGAAGCATTGTTTTCTGGTCAGCCATTGGAGCAGAGCTGATCATTCTCATTATTTTTACCATGATCAAATTGGAGTATATCAAACTCGGGTTTCTGTGGTTGAACCCGATCGGTGCTTTTGGGGTCATTCTCTTCAGTTGGTTGGGACAGCGCATCTCTCCTCAACGTGCATAA
- a CDS encoding PIG-L family deacetylase, which yields MKRSIACFSLCLLIIWPVLIRAQSPATMSSADMYLAIRKLNVLGSVLYVAAHPDDENTRLITFLSKEKLYRTGYLSLTRGDGGQNLIGDEQGIDLGLIRTQELLSARRVDGGEQFFTRAFDFGFSKNPEETFDKWTKEKILSDVVWVIRKFQPDVVVTRFPVTGEGGHGHHTASAILANEAFAAAADPRRFPEQLKYVSTWQVKRVLWNTFNFGGNNTIRDDQFRIDVGAYNPLLGKSYGEIAAESRSQHKSQGFGVPASRGQSFEFFQTTKGEAPANELTDGVNTGWSRVKGGAGIEKMIAGVLSQFDLLHPEKSVKGLVELYKAIEKLPASVWTGQKLKEVKNLIAQCSGLWMDAYTTDAFAVQTDSVKINIAVNNRLGAAIQWRGISVDEFDTTLAANLGKNLNQSFSKTFYVPLTKPVTQPYWLEKPMEEGTYTVADQQKIGQPDASPAYEVRFDLTIEGLAINYSLPVRYRFTDPVRGELYQPMVVIPPFSVKPEQELYVLKNGADWKRALQFKSNKTNGQFLLYDENGNAIDAGPFTQKGVIRNWSSLFDIASPVDSSRHAYADANFQYRSAYFYDKAGQPALGQTTIRYDHIPTQTYFTEAINRYVKVDLKTAGKQIGYIPGAGDKVPEALEQMGYEVTMLTEKELARNNLDRFDAILTGIRAYNTNEWMGGFYDKLMKYVENGGNLIIQYNTNNFISSIASKIGPYPFSISRNRVTNEAAPVSFLKPEHSVFHFPNTITAEDFKGWVQERSVYDALNWDKKYQPLLTMNDPGEKSDEGSLIVTDYGKGKFVYTGLVFFRQLPAGNPGAYRLLANLIGQNQIKPF from the coding sequence ATGAAACGATCCATTGCCTGTTTTTCCTTGTGTCTGCTAATTATTTGGCCCGTTCTTATCCGTGCTCAATCGCCGGCGACCATGTCTTCGGCGGATATGTATCTGGCCATTCGGAAATTGAATGTACTGGGATCGGTGTTGTATGTAGCGGCTCATCCGGATGATGAGAACACAAGACTGATTACTTTTTTATCCAAAGAAAAATTGTACCGCACGGGTTATCTTTCCCTCACGCGTGGGGATGGCGGGCAAAACCTGATCGGTGATGAACAAGGAATTGATCTGGGATTGATTCGTACCCAGGAATTGCTTTCGGCCCGTCGTGTGGATGGAGGAGAGCAGTTCTTTACCCGCGCCTTTGATTTCGGTTTTTCCAAGAATCCCGAAGAGACCTTTGATAAATGGACCAAGGAAAAAATATTGTCGGATGTAGTATGGGTGATCCGAAAATTTCAACCGGATGTTGTGGTTACCCGTTTTCCGGTGACCGGTGAAGGGGGGCATGGACATCATACGGCCTCGGCCATCCTGGCCAATGAGGCATTTGCGGCAGCGGCTGATCCGCGTCGCTTTCCCGAACAATTAAAATATGTAAGTACCTGGCAGGTAAAAAGAGTGTTGTGGAATACCTTCAATTTTGGAGGCAACAATACCATTCGTGATGATCAGTTTCGCATCGATGTGGGCGCGTATAACCCCTTGCTGGGAAAAAGCTATGGGGAGATCGCAGCAGAAAGCAGAAGCCAGCACAAGAGCCAGGGATTTGGTGTACCTGCTTCACGCGGACAATCATTTGAGTTCTTTCAAACCACCAAAGGTGAAGCGCCAGCCAACGAGTTGACGGATGGTGTGAATACGGGTTGGAGCCGCGTCAAAGGTGGGGCCGGTATTGAAAAAATGATCGCAGGGGTATTGTCACAATTCGACCTGCTTCATCCGGAGAAATCGGTAAAAGGATTGGTTGAATTATACAAAGCCATTGAGAAATTACCAGCTTCGGTATGGACCGGCCAAAAATTGAAAGAGGTCAAAAACCTCATTGCCCAGTGTAGCGGGTTATGGATGGATGCTTATACCACCGACGCGTTTGCTGTTCAAACTGATTCGGTAAAGATCAATATAGCGGTCAATAACCGATTGGGCGCCGCTATTCAATGGCGTGGAATTTCTGTGGATGAGTTTGATACCACTTTGGCTGCCAACCTGGGCAAAAACCTGAACCAGTCATTCTCGAAAACCTTTTATGTGCCCCTTACCAAACCGGTGACACAGCCCTATTGGTTAGAGAAGCCGATGGAGGAGGGAACCTATACAGTGGCGGATCAGCAAAAGATCGGCCAGCCGGATGCGAGTCCGGCCTACGAGGTCCGATTTGATCTCACGATTGAAGGATTGGCGATCAATTATTCCTTACCGGTGCGTTATCGGTTTACCGATCCGGTACGGGGTGAATTGTATCAACCCATGGTTGTCATTCCTCCTTTTTCGGTCAAACCCGAACAGGAATTATATGTGTTAAAAAACGGGGCCGATTGGAAAAGAGCCTTGCAATTCAAGTCGAATAAGACCAATGGACAATTCCTTCTTTATGATGAAAATGGCAATGCCATTGATGCCGGGCCTTTTACACAAAAGGGGGTAATACGCAATTGGAGTTCACTCTTTGATATAGCCAGTCCGGTGGATTCAAGCAGGCATGCCTATGCTGATGCGAATTTTCAATACCGGTCAGCCTATTTTTATGATAAGGCGGGGCAACCTGCCTTGGGACAAACCACTATCCGGTACGATCATATCCCCACCCAGACCTATTTTACCGAGGCTATTAACCGTTATGTGAAGGTAGACCTGAAGACTGCCGGGAAACAGATCGGCTACATTCCGGGTGCCGGGGACAAAGTGCCTGAGGCGTTGGAACAAATGGGATACGAGGTGACAATGTTGACCGAAAAGGAACTGGCCCGCAATAACCTCGACCGCTTTGATGCGATCCTGACAGGGATCCGGGCCTACAATACGAATGAATGGATGGGTGGCTTTTATGATAAACTGATGAAGTATGTGGAGAATGGGGGCAACCTGATCATTCAATACAATACCAATAATTTTATTTCCAGCATTGCTTCCAAGATCGGTCCCTATCCCTTCTCGATTTCGCGAAACAGGGTAACCAATGAAGCTGCTCCGGTATCGTTTTTAAAACCTGAACACTCTGTATTTCATTTTCCAAATACCATTACCGCTGAAGATTTTAAAGGCTGGGTGCAGGAACGAAGTGTATATGATGCCCTGAATTGGGATAAAAAATATCAGCCACTTCTGACCATGAATGACCCGGGTGAAAAGTCGGATGAAGGAAGCCTGATCGTAACAGACTATGGGAAGGGGAAATTTGTGTACACCGGATTGGTTTTCTTTCGCCAGTTACCTGCAGGAAATCCAGGGGCATATCGGTTGTTGGCCAACCTGATCGGGCAGAACCAGATCAAACCTTTTTAG
- a CDS encoding zinc carboxypeptidase, translating into MRKILAALLLLSLSFSVFSQLKSPKDFLGYSIGEKYTPHWKVVSYFQSVAAAAPDRVKLQSYGETNEGRPLMLAFISSPENIQNLENIRKNNLRLANTALDRMAPMEENAPVIVWLSYNVHGNETSSSEAAMMTIYALVDPTETKTKEWLKNTLVIIDPCINPDGRDRYVNWFNSVRGDKINVLPEAREHNEPWPGGRTNHYNFDLNRDWAWQTQVESQQRIKVYHQWLPQVHVDYHEQGINEPYYFAPAAQPYHEVITSWQREFQVTLGRNHAKYFDKEGWLFFTKEVFDLFYPSYGDTYPIYNGAIGMTYEQGGGPRGGAGIITSEGDTLTLLDRARHHFTTSLSTIEASSLNAGKLVREFRKFFNEAVSTGTGEYKTYVIKNKEADQQRISSLLRLMDRNGIQYEYASAGKTAVTGFNYATGKDQAFTPEAGDILLQSQQPHSTLLKVLFEPRSKLVDSATYDITAWAMPYVYGVTAFASKTKIAGGGARPAKINNELNPAYGYVIPWQGVASARTLGQLMQAGVNVRVAERPFEIGGQSFDRGSLIVIRKGNEANWHNVPAWVSKYANDNQVKVSTVNTGFVDKGFDFGSDKVRFLHAPKVALITGEGTSSSDAGELWHFFERDLGYPVTLINANDFRRIKKEDYQVIILPAGNYSFLNDKSAAEDLKNWISKGGRLIALDRTVGQIARMDWGIKNKKGDDPKPGTYDALQVYEERESNYLSSYIPGSIFKVEVDNTHPLAFGYPTTYFTLKQDDNMYEFIEGGWNVGVIKKEAAVAGFIGNNLKEKLKDGMVFGVQEVGGGNIVYFADNIMFRNFWENGKLLMCNAVFLVGQ; encoded by the coding sequence ATGCGAAAAATCCTGGCTGCACTGCTGCTGCTATCCCTTTCCTTTTCCGTTTTTTCTCAACTAAAGTCGCCCAAAGACTTTCTTGGGTATTCCATCGGTGAAAAATATACCCCGCATTGGAAGGTGGTCAGTTATTTTCAATCCGTTGCGGCTGCAGCGCCAGATCGGGTAAAGCTGCAGTCATATGGAGAAACCAATGAAGGCCGCCCGCTGATGCTGGCCTTTATCTCTTCTCCGGAGAACATACAAAACCTGGAGAATATCCGTAAAAATAACCTTCGGTTGGCCAATACCGCGCTTGACCGGATGGCGCCCATGGAGGAAAATGCCCCGGTGATCGTTTGGCTGAGTTACAATGTGCATGGCAATGAGACCTCTTCCTCAGAGGCTGCTATGATGACGATCTATGCTTTGGTGGACCCCACAGAAACCAAAACCAAAGAATGGCTTAAGAATACCTTGGTGATTATTGATCCCTGTATCAACCCCGATGGCCGCGACCGGTATGTGAATTGGTTCAACTCCGTAAGAGGGGATAAGATCAATGTATTGCCCGAAGCACGTGAACACAATGAACCCTGGCCCGGTGGTCGTACCAATCACTATAATTTTGACCTTAACCGTGACTGGGCCTGGCAAACACAGGTGGAGTCACAACAACGGATAAAAGTTTACCACCAATGGCTGCCCCAGGTGCATGTGGATTATCATGAGCAAGGGATAAATGAACCTTATTATTTTGCGCCGGCAGCGCAACCCTATCATGAAGTGATCACCTCCTGGCAGCGCGAATTTCAGGTGACACTGGGGAGAAATCATGCCAAATATTTTGACAAGGAAGGATGGTTGTTTTTTACCAAAGAAGTATTTGATCTTTTTTACCCTTCCTATGGAGATACCTATCCAATCTATAATGGTGCCATCGGCATGACCTATGAGCAGGGTGGAGGCCCTCGGGGCGGAGCAGGGATCATTACCAGTGAAGGAGATACGCTCACCCTTCTTGACCGGGCCCGGCACCACTTTACCACTTCGCTGAGTACGATCGAGGCTTCCTCGCTGAATGCCGGTAAACTGGTCAGGGAATTTAGAAAATTTTTTAATGAAGCAGTCTCCACCGGAACGGGGGAGTATAAAACATATGTGATCAAGAATAAAGAAGCCGACCAGCAACGGATTTCTTCTTTGCTTCGCTTGATGGACAGGAATGGCATTCAATATGAATATGCCTCAGCCGGGAAGACCGCAGTAACCGGATTCAATTATGCCACAGGAAAAGACCAGGCTTTTACCCCGGAAGCCGGGGATATATTGCTTCAAAGTCAGCAACCACATTCCACCTTACTCAAGGTTTTATTTGAACCACGAAGTAAACTGGTGGATTCGGCTACCTATGATATCACAGCCTGGGCCATGCCCTATGTGTATGGCGTTACAGCTTTTGCCAGTAAGACTAAGATCGCTGGCGGAGGTGCACGTCCGGCGAAGATCAATAATGAATTGAACCCCGCCTATGGGTACGTAATTCCCTGGCAGGGTGTAGCCAGTGCACGTACACTGGGCCAGTTGATGCAGGCCGGGGTGAATGTGCGTGTGGCAGAACGTCCTTTTGAGATCGGTGGCCAGTCATTTGACAGAGGTTCGCTGATCGTGATCCGTAAAGGAAATGAAGCGAATTGGCATAATGTGCCTGCCTGGGTAAGCAAATACGCCAACGATAACCAGGTGAAGGTATCTACGGTCAACACAGGTTTTGTTGACAAGGGTTTTGATTTTGGAAGTGATAAAGTTCGTTTCCTTCATGCACCTAAAGTAGCCCTGATCACCGGAGAAGGTACTTCCAGTTCGGATGCAGGAGAGCTCTGGCATTTCTTTGAGCGGGACCTGGGATATCCGGTGACGTTGATCAATGCCAATGATTTTAGACGCATAAAAAAAGAAGATTATCAGGTGATCATCCTGCCTGCCGGCAATTATTCGTTCCTGAATGATAAGTCTGCTGCGGAGGATCTAAAGAATTGGATCAGTAAAGGAGGTCGATTGATTGCGCTTGACCGTACGGTTGGACAGATCGCCCGAATGGATTGGGGGATCAAGAATAAGAAAGGAGATGACCCCAAACCCGGCACCTATGATGCCTTGCAGGTGTATGAGGAAAGGGAATCCAATTATCTCAGTTCCTATATCCCCGGATCAATTTTTAAGGTAGAGGTAGATAATACCCATCCTTTGGCCTTTGGATATCCCACAACCTATTTTACCCTGAAACAGGATGATAATATGTATGAATTCATCGAAGGCGGATGGAATGTAGGCGTGATCAAGAAAGAAGCTGCAGTGGCTGGTTTTATTGGTAATAACCTGAAAGAAAAGTTAAAGGATGGGATGGTTTTCGGAGTTCAGGAGGTAGGTGGAGGAAACATTGTTTACTTTGCCGATAATATCATGTTCCGGAATTTTTGGGAAAATGGGAAATTGTTGATGTGTAATGCGGTTTTCCTGGTGGGACAGTAG
- the ggt gene encoding gamma-glutamyltransferase, producing MRKLLFYLPIWIALGLLVQSCDSTQRLTPASSQPVIQKKVLVRKGAVVSAHVLASQVGVEIMKKGGNAFDAAIATQLALAVVYPNAGNLGGGGFMVARTAAGKLIALDYREKAPSAGHKDMYLDEAGNPRTDWSQDGHLSAGVPGTVAGLFAAHQFAKLPMKTLIQPAIELAANGFLISEREARSLNGLQEEFKQFNTIPPAFINEKGWKAQDPLIQKDLANTLKRIRDHGKKGFYEGETARLIVEEMKRGKGLISYEDLKNYEAKFREAHVFMYKEYQVVGMPMPSSGGLLVHQMMKMVESKPLGEYGFLSPEAVQLMTEVERRAYADRAAYMGDADYYPVPVAELSSEDYLKKRMNDFVPNKAGNSQLIQPGTIVGKESEETTHLSVIDEEGNAVSVTTTLNNSYGSRTVVGGAGFLLNDEMDDFSIKPGVPNMYGAIGGEANAIAPGKRMLSSMTPTLVIKENKPFLVVGTPGGTTIPTSVFQTLVNILDFNLSTEDALYKPKFHHQWLPDEIQVERTFPLPLRKQLEDMGYKVKERGTIGRTEIIRVWDDGSIEAVADKRGDDAAVGY from the coding sequence ATGCGAAAGTTATTATTTTATCTCCCTATATGGATAGCCCTGGGCTTATTGGTACAATCCTGCGATTCAACCCAGCGCCTCACCCCTGCTTCATCACAGCCTGTGATCCAAAAAAAGGTCCTTGTGCGCAAGGGAGCCGTGGTCTCCGCCCATGTGCTGGCCAGTCAGGTAGGTGTGGAGATCATGAAGAAAGGTGGGAATGCCTTTGATGCGGCCATTGCTACTCAACTGGCCCTGGCGGTGGTATATCCCAATGCGGGCAATTTAGGTGGGGGTGGTTTCATGGTGGCGCGAACGGCAGCAGGGAAATTAATCGCCTTGGATTACCGCGAAAAAGCCCCATCCGCCGGACATAAGGATATGTATCTGGATGAGGCAGGCAACCCACGTACCGACTGGAGCCAGGATGGTCACCTGAGTGCCGGAGTACCCGGAACCGTCGCCGGGTTATTTGCAGCCCACCAGTTCGCTAAGCTTCCCATGAAGACTCTCATTCAACCAGCGATCGAATTGGCAGCGAATGGATTTCTGATCTCTGAAAGAGAGGCCCGTTCTCTCAATGGTCTACAGGAAGAATTCAAACAGTTCAATACCATACCCCCTGCTTTTATCAATGAAAAAGGCTGGAAAGCACAGGATCCGCTGATACAGAAAGATCTGGCAAATACCCTGAAGCGTATCCGTGACCATGGAAAAAAAGGATTCTATGAAGGAGAGACAGCCCGCCTGATTGTGGAAGAAATGAAAAGAGGAAAGGGCCTGATCAGTTATGAAGATCTCAAAAATTACGAGGCCAAATTTCGCGAGGCACATGTGTTTATGTACAAAGAATACCAGGTGGTGGGCATGCCCATGCCAAGCAGTGGCGGATTATTGGTACATCAAATGATGAAAATGGTGGAGAGCAAGCCACTGGGTGAATATGGTTTTCTCTCCCCGGAAGCCGTACAATTGATGACCGAGGTGGAAAGAAGAGCCTATGCCGACCGGGCCGCCTATATGGGCGATGCCGATTATTATCCGGTACCGGTAGCCGAACTTTCTTCGGAGGATTATTTAAAAAAACGCATGAACGATTTTGTACCCAATAAAGCCGGGAACAGTCAGCTTATACAGCCAGGAACCATAGTCGGTAAAGAAAGTGAGGAGACCACTCACTTAAGTGTGATTGATGAAGAAGGCAATGCTGTTTCAGTCACCACCACCTTGAATAATTCGTATGGCAGCCGCACAGTAGTAGGCGGAGCAGGTTTTCTTTTGAATGATGAAATGGATGATTTCAGCATCAAACCGGGTGTCCCCAATATGTATGGGGCCATTGGAGGAGAAGCGAATGCCATTGCCCCTGGCAAGAGGATGTTGAGCTCAATGACGCCCACCTTGGTTATCAAGGAAAACAAACCATTTCTTGTGGTAGGTACTCCCGGTGGTACCACCATACCTACTTCGGTATTTCAAACCCTGGTGAATATCCTCGATTTCAACCTTTCTACGGAGGATGCCCTGTATAAACCCAAATTTCATCACCAATGGTTACCCGATGAGATCCAGGTGGAAAGAACATTCCCCCTTCCTCTTCGTAAGCAATTGGAAGACATGGGGTATAAAGTAAAAGAACGGGGAACCATCGGACGTACCGAGATCATTCGTGTATGGGATGATGGCTCTATTGAAGCGGTGGCCGATAAGCGAGGGGATGATGCAGCGGTAGGATATTGA
- a CDS encoding PorT family protein: MKKFALLLICGSFFVLQGNSQVKTHLYAGPQLSSASYKVGDEKQKTSFKPGFQAGVGLKVPFDNQLYFAPTLFYSLKGYKVTLDNAAFPPDTIAINNNVTVHAMEVGFLLHLELSKSTNHLFLRAGPSLDFALIGREKFDKKNGGGTVNRPMKFGFGDYGRYLASGIVQFGFETPTYYIMAQYHGTLGSISNADDGPKIKHRVVGLSAGFYLN; this comes from the coding sequence ATGAAAAAATTCGCTTTGCTCCTTATTTGTGGGTCATTTTTTGTCCTGCAAGGAAATTCACAAGTTAAAACACACCTCTACGCGGGACCTCAACTCAGTTCAGCCAGTTATAAGGTTGGAGATGAAAAACAGAAGACCAGTTTCAAGCCAGGATTTCAGGCAGGTGTTGGATTAAAAGTACCTTTTGACAATCAACTCTATTTTGCCCCCACCCTATTTTATAGTCTCAAAGGGTACAAAGTAACCCTGGACAATGCTGCTTTTCCCCCTGATACTATTGCTATCAATAACAATGTTACAGTTCATGCCATGGAGGTTGGTTTTCTCCTTCACCTGGAACTGTCAAAATCCACAAATCATCTATTTCTCCGGGCAGGGCCCTCACTGGATTTTGCCTTGATCGGTCGTGAAAAGTTTGATAAGAAAAATGGAGGAGGAACTGTGAACCGACCTATGAAATTTGGGTTTGGTGATTATGGGCGTTACCTGGCATCGGGAATAGTCCAATTTGGGTTCGAAACTCCCACATATTACATCATGGCACAATACCATGGCACTTTAGGTTCGATCAGTAATGCAGATGACGGGCCAAAGATCAAACACCGGGTGGTGGGGCTTTCAGCCGGGTTTTATTTGAACTAA
- the bshB1 gene encoding bacillithiol biosynthesis deacetylase BshB1, producing the protein MKLDILAIGVHPDDVELGCSGWMLKEIARGKKAGIVDLTQGELGSRGTVETRYQEAAEAARILGISARENLKMADGFFSNDEEHQRKLIRMIRKYQPEIVMANALEDRHPDHGRAGRLIADACFLAGLRKIETVGDGGEPQEAWRPKYVFHYIQDRYIEPDFVVDITDVFEKRMESIKAYTTQFYNPDNESDGPQTYISTPTFFDSVIGRARMMGKKIGVQYGEGFVSEKSLGIQDMDAFLLIET; encoded by the coding sequence ATGAAATTGGACATATTAGCCATTGGGGTGCATCCCGATGATGTTGAACTGGGTTGCTCCGGATGGATGTTGAAGGAGATCGCGCGTGGGAAGAAGGCAGGAATCGTTGACCTTACGCAAGGAGAACTCGGCTCCCGGGGAACCGTGGAGACCCGATACCAGGAGGCTGCGGAAGCGGCGCGTATATTGGGTATTTCAGCCCGGGAGAACCTGAAGATGGCGGATGGCTTTTTCAGCAATGATGAAGAGCATCAGCGGAAATTGATACGGATGATCCGAAAATACCAACCCGAGATCGTGATGGCCAATGCACTGGAAGATCGTCATCCCGATCATGGTCGCGCAGGCAGGTTGATCGCGGATGCCTGCTTTTTAGCCGGCCTTCGAAAAATCGAAACAGTGGGTGATGGCGGAGAACCTCAGGAGGCCTGGAGACCCAAGTATGTTTTTCATTATATACAGGACCGCTATATTGAACCCGATTTTGTGGTGGACATTACCGATGTCTTTGAAAAAAGAATGGAATCCATCAAGGCCTATACGACCCAATTTTACAACCCCGATAATGAATCAGACGGACCTCAGACCTATATCTCCACACCCACATTCTTTGATTCTGTCATTGGGCGTGCGCGTATGATGGGAAAGAAGATCGGTGTACAATATGGGGAAGGCTTTGTTTCGGAGAAGAGTTTGGGGATTCAGGATATGGATGCATTCTTACTCATAGAAACATGA